In Paeniglutamicibacter kerguelensis, one genomic interval encodes:
- the dapE gene encoding succinyl-diaminopimelate desuccinylase: MHSNPNPELEPAAPIELDLSQDVAMLTAQLMDIESVSGNEKALADAVENALSKYAHLQVHRDGDAIVARTTWGRAERVILAGHLDTVPLPTAPGARGTVPVSWEGETLYGRGATDMKGGVAVQLALAASVVDAARDVTFIFYDHEEVEGSKSGLGRLFRNCPELLGGDFAILLEPTNGTVEGGCNGTTRYRVRTRGVAAHSARAWMGENAIHAAAPILQVLADYEPRTVDVDGLAYRESLNAVRIAGGIAGNVIPDFCEVEVNYRFAPDKDVAQAEAHVFELFNGFEIVRTDGAPGARPGLNHPAAASFVATVGQVPKPKYGWTDVARFSELGIPAVNFGPGDALLAHSDDEHVTADAIRECLATLRRWLGGE; encoded by the coding sequence GTGCATAGCAACCCAAACCCCGAACTTGAGCCCGCCGCCCCGATCGAACTGGACCTGAGCCAGGACGTCGCGATGCTCACCGCGCAGCTGATGGACATCGAATCGGTCTCCGGCAACGAAAAGGCGCTGGCCGATGCCGTCGAAAACGCCCTCTCGAAGTACGCGCACCTTCAGGTGCACCGCGACGGCGATGCGATCGTTGCGCGCACCACGTGGGGCCGGGCCGAGCGGGTCATCCTGGCCGGGCACCTTGACACGGTGCCGCTGCCGACGGCCCCCGGCGCCCGCGGCACGGTTCCGGTGAGCTGGGAGGGCGAGACCCTCTACGGCCGCGGCGCCACCGACATGAAGGGCGGGGTCGCCGTGCAGCTTGCCCTGGCCGCATCGGTTGTCGATGCCGCGCGCGACGTGACTTTCATCTTCTACGACCACGAAGAGGTCGAGGGTTCCAAGTCGGGGCTGGGCCGGCTCTTCCGCAACTGCCCCGAACTGCTGGGCGGGGACTTTGCGATCCTGCTCGAACCGACCAACGGCACCGTCGAAGGCGGCTGCAACGGCACCACCAGGTACCGGGTGCGCACCCGCGGGGTCGCCGCACACTCGGCCCGCGCCTGGATGGGCGAGAACGCGATCCACGCCGCGGCCCCGATCCTGCAGGTGCTCGCCGACTACGAACCGCGCACCGTGGACGTCGACGGGCTCGCCTACCGCGAGTCGCTGAACGCCGTGCGCATTGCCGGCGGCATCGCCGGAAACGTGATCCCGGACTTCTGCGAGGTGGAGGTCAACTACCGCTTCGCCCCGGACAAGGACGTGGCCCAGGCCGAGGCGCACGTCTTCGAGCTGTTCAACGGCTTCGAAATTGTCCGCACCGACGGGGCCCCGGGTGCCCGCCCGGGCCTGAACCACCCGGCGGCCGCGTCGTTCGTCGCTACGGTGGGGCAGGTGCCGAAGCCCAAGTACGGCTGGACCGACGTCGCGCGCTTCTCAGAGCTCGGCATCCCCGCGGTGAACTTCGGCCCCGGCGATGCCCTGTTGGCGCACTCGGACGACGAGCATGTCACGGCCGATGCGATCCGCGAATGCCTGGCCACGTTGCGCCGCTGGCTCGGCGGGGAGTAG
- a CDS encoding amino acid ABC transporter permease, whose product MSASVLFDTPGPKARRRILLINVIGILLIAGLLFVVVAGLAAKGQMDPELWASLFTSNAWVNFLLPGLLNTLKAAGLGIVLSVTFGLAFGMGLLAQAKALRWFSTIIVEFFRAVPVLLMIVFLNILLARTGMVNGTDSPFWAVVISLMLYNGSVIAELVRSGVRNLPKGQREAGIAIGLTTTQSLRLIEIPQALVAMLPALIGQFVVILKDSALGYIIGFTEFLFFSRTFAAANGNMLQALLLAAAVFIIINFSLGKLAEFVSRRLSSRMPSAKEGANPATDIEAPITPPVAPIDPKV is encoded by the coding sequence ATGAGCGCATCAGTCCTCTTTGACACACCCGGCCCCAAGGCCAGACGGCGCATCCTGCTGATCAACGTCATCGGCATCCTGCTCATCGCGGGCCTGCTGTTCGTGGTGGTCGCCGGGCTCGCGGCCAAGGGCCAGATGGATCCGGAGCTCTGGGCGTCGCTGTTCACCTCCAACGCCTGGGTCAACTTCCTGCTTCCGGGCCTGCTGAACACGCTCAAGGCCGCCGGCCTGGGCATCGTGCTCTCGGTGACCTTCGGCCTGGCCTTCGGCATGGGCCTGCTCGCCCAGGCCAAGGCCCTGCGCTGGTTCTCCACGATCATCGTCGAGTTCTTCAGGGCTGTGCCGGTGCTGCTGATGATCGTGTTCCTCAACATCCTGCTTGCACGCACGGGCATGGTCAACGGAACCGACTCCCCCTTCTGGGCCGTCGTGATCTCCCTGATGCTTTACAACGGTTCCGTGATCGCCGAGCTTGTCCGTTCGGGCGTGCGCAACCTGCCCAAGGGGCAGCGCGAGGCGGGCATTGCGATCGGCCTGACCACCACCCAGTCGCTGCGCCTGATCGAGATCCCGCAGGCGCTGGTGGCCATGCTGCCGGCGTTGATCGGCCAGTTTGTCGTCATCCTGAAGGACTCCGCGCTTGGCTACATCATCGGGTTCACGGAGTTCCTGTTCTTTTCCCGCACCTTCGCGGCCGCCAACGGCAACATGTTGCAGGCGCTGCTGCTTGCCGCGGCGGTGTTCATCATCATCAACTTCTCGCTGGGCAAGTTGGCGGAGTTTGTCTCCCGCCGCCTGAGCAGCAGGATGCCGAGCGCCAAGGAGGGCGCCAACCCGGCGACCGACATCGAGGCGCCCATCACCCCGCCGGTGGCTCCGATCGACCCGAAGGTATAG